In Acyrthosiphon pisum isolate AL4f unplaced genomic scaffold, pea_aphid_22Mar2018_4r6ur Scaffold_21861;HRSCAF=25100, whole genome shotgun sequence, one genomic interval encodes:
- the LOC107884814 gene encoding uncharacterized protein LOC107884814 encodes MDINKSCYVQIEEDIVQIKENHKMYSRILNVVFIIIIFFLLLILIIQLEEMGKADPILGLKDVNNTSLESSAARYGYVWKTLQSGFSSSSPDTIKNTMRNSTNSTIYNNNNITNNITNNITNIYITYHLPAQARRIL; translated from the exons ATGGACATCAACAAATCTTGTTACGTACAA ATTGAAGAAGATATTGTCCAAATTAAAGAAAACCACAAAATGTACTccagaattttaaatgttgttttcattataattatattttttttattactcatacttataatacaattagaGGAAATGGGAAAAGCGGATCCGATACTG ggatTGAAAGACGTAAATAATACAAGTCTTGAGTCCTCTGCTGCACGATATGGGTATGTGTGGAAAACACTACAATCGGGTTTTTCGTCAAGCTCCCcagatacaataaaaaatactatgagAAATTCGACGAAttccacaatatataataataacaacataaccAACAATATAACCAACAATATAACCAATATTTACATCACATACCATCTGCCCGCACAAGCGCGgcgcattttataa